One Anolis carolinensis isolate JA03-04 chromosome 4, rAnoCar3.1.pri, whole genome shotgun sequence DNA window includes the following coding sequences:
- the tbpl1 gene encoding TATA box-binding protein-like 1 has product MDAESDVALDILITNVVCVFRTRCHLNLRKIALEGANVIYKRDVGKVLMKLRKPRITATIWSSGKVICTGATSEEEAKFGARRLARSLQKLGFQVIFTDFKVVNVLAVCNMPFEIRLPEFTKSNRPHASYEPELHPAVCYRIKSLRATLQIFSTGSITVTGPNVKTVATAVEQIYPFVFESRKVIL; this is encoded by the exons ATGGATGCAGAGAGCGATGTTGCATTAGATATTTTGATCACCAACGTAGTCTGCGTCTTTCGAACAAGATGCCATTTAAACTTGAGAAAGATTGCATTAGAGGGAGCCAACGTGATCTATAAGCGTGATGTTGGG AAAGTATTAATGAAGCTTAGGAAGCCCAGGATTACAGCAACCATTTGGTCCTCAGGGAAAGTAATTTGCACAGGAGCCACAAG TGAAGAAGAAGCTAAATTTGGAGCCAGACGATTAGCCCGCAGTCTACAAAAGCTAGGTTTTCAG GTGATTTTTACAGATTTTAAAGTTGTCAACGTTTTAGCTGTGTGCAACATGCCCTTTGAAATCCGACTGCCCGAATTCACAAAAAGCAACCGGCCACACGCCAG CTATGAGCCAGAGCTTCACCCTGCTGTCTGCTACAGAATAAAGTCTCTCAGAGCGACTCTACAGATTTTCTCAACAGGAAGTATCACAGTTACAG GGCCAAACGTAAAGACTGTGGCTACGGCAGTGGAGCAGATCTATCCGTTTGTGTTTGAAAGCAGGAAAGTTATTTTATAA